The following are encoded in a window of Roseimaritima ulvae genomic DNA:
- a CDS encoding S49 family peptidase: MNQNTELGHLMAAPLLVDGPLFARWFRSRMSAQHAAVPMSPDQIREAIEIADRPKYQLAGGTAVIKIMGPIEYRMSEWSWWYGGTSCQAIGAAVQAAIDAEEVSKIVLQVDSPGGVYPGVPELAKQIYDQRGAKPIVAVIDPYAASAAIWVATAASRVVSIGSGMAGSIGAYTQVVSWSELLKKEGYDARVIRSPEWKAEGHPFESLTDEYVAYRQDYINAIAAEFTAAVAKHRGVRPNVAAEKFGGGRMMPAAEARKAGLIDRIGNLASELSAGSGKRRSSARTEHIRVAAVTRPFRRRPY, encoded by the coding sequence TTGAATCAGAACACCGAACTCGGCCACCTGATGGCGGCCCCGCTCTTGGTGGATGGACCGCTGTTCGCTCGTTGGTTCCGTTCGCGGATGTCGGCACAGCATGCGGCAGTACCGATGAGCCCCGATCAGATCCGCGAAGCGATCGAGATTGCCGACCGTCCCAAATATCAATTGGCCGGCGGAACGGCGGTGATCAAGATCATGGGCCCGATCGAATACCGGATGAGCGAATGGAGCTGGTGGTACGGCGGAACGAGCTGTCAGGCCATCGGGGCCGCGGTGCAAGCCGCGATCGATGCGGAGGAGGTATCCAAGATCGTGCTGCAGGTGGACTCCCCCGGTGGAGTGTATCCGGGCGTGCCCGAATTGGCGAAGCAAATCTACGACCAACGCGGTGCCAAGCCCATCGTGGCGGTGATCGACCCGTACGCGGCCAGTGCCGCGATCTGGGTGGCCACGGCGGCGTCCCGTGTGGTGTCGATCGGCAGCGGTATGGCGGGTTCGATCGGTGCCTATACGCAGGTGGTTTCGTGGTCGGAGCTTCTGAAAAAGGAAGGCTACGATGCCCGCGTGATCCGGTCGCCGGAGTGGAAGGCCGAAGGTCATCCATTTGAGTCGCTGACCGACGAATACGTGGCCTACCGGCAAGACTACATCAACGCGATCGCGGCCGAATTCACCGCGGCGGTTGCCAAACATCGTGGCGTTCGCCCCAATGTGGCTGCGGAAAAATTCGGCGGCGGCCGCATGATGCCCGCCGCGGAAGCTCGCAAGGCGGGACTGATCGACCGCATTGGCAACCTGGCCAGCGAGCTCTCGGCCGGCAGCGGAAAGCGTCGTTCGTCGGCTCGAACGGAACACATCCGCGTCGCCGCGGTGACACGCCCGTTTCGAAGGCGACCGTATTGA
- a CDS encoding head-tail connector protein yields the protein MSEANRISDRLVERLGENGRIVWPVALDQLKLHAQVHHDADDGMLESDELGVLPAATEFVEGRCDVALTRQTRRLTLDGGPAGRRWLELRWPLESVEAVTYLTPSGDEVVADAETWRIDRNSHPGRLIPSLATGWPAVSGEPASFWVDYTTGYAPRKCTALWSQAVLSLSTYWWNHRDAFAARDMDKKQANSLHRMCRTAGWVERAR from the coding sequence GTGTCAGAAGCAAACCGCATCAGTGACCGATTGGTCGAACGGCTCGGCGAAAATGGCCGGATCGTTTGGCCTGTTGCGTTGGATCAGCTGAAGTTGCACGCGCAAGTGCATCACGATGCTGACGATGGGATGCTGGAATCTGATGAGCTGGGCGTGCTGCCTGCGGCGACTGAGTTTGTGGAAGGCCGCTGCGATGTCGCGCTGACGCGGCAGACGCGCCGGCTGACGTTGGACGGCGGGCCAGCGGGCCGGCGTTGGTTGGAGCTTCGTTGGCCGCTGGAGAGTGTCGAGGCGGTGACGTACTTGACGCCCAGCGGTGACGAGGTGGTAGCCGACGCGGAGACATGGCGAATCGACCGCAACAGCCATCCTGGCCGGTTGATTCCCTCACTTGCCACGGGCTGGCCCGCCGTCTCGGGGGAACCCGCCAGTTTCTGGGTGGACTACACAACCGGCTATGCGCCGCGCAAATGCACGGCTTTGTGGTCCCAAGCCGTTCTGTCGCTTTCCACATATTGGTGGAATCACCGCGACGCGTTCGCAGCCCGCGACATGGACAAGAAACAAGCCAATTCCCTGCATCGGATGTGCCGTACCGCAGGGTGGGTGGAGAGGGCACGATGA
- a CDS encoding class I SAM-dependent DNA methyltransferase: MGSTDLFEQTFKNIDDVLHKDAGCGSELDYVEQSSWVLFLKYLDDLERERESSASLSGKPYEPILRPQYRWGSWAMPRVDGEIDHHAALTGDDLVEFVNGTLFPYLAKFKTTAVSPDTIEYKIGEIFSEIKNKVQSGYALREVLELVDELRFQTSTEKHEMSHLYEDKIKNMGNAGRNGGEYYTPRPLIRAIVQVVAPQIGETVYDAAVGSAGFLVESFDYLKDPKNHGGKKLTVKQMRNLQKSTLFGKEKKSMAFIIGTMNMILHGIEAPNIVHTNSLTENLADIQEKNRFDICLANPPFGGKERKEVQQNFPIKTGETAFLFLQHFIKMLKAGGRAGIVIKNTFLSNSDNASVSLRKLLLESCDLHTVLDLPSGTFTGAGVKTVVLFFEKGKPTKKTWFYQLNLDRKLGKTNPLNEDDLAEFVAFQKKRKDSDNSWSVKIGDVDRSAFDLSVKNPNIDDEVVLREPEEILDEIQALDGETAEILESIRGLV, encoded by the coding sequence ATGGGATCAACGGATTTGTTTGAGCAAACTTTCAAAAACATCGACGATGTCCTTCACAAGGACGCCGGCTGCGGTAGCGAATTGGATTATGTGGAGCAGTCGTCCTGGGTGCTGTTCCTCAAATACCTGGACGATTTGGAGCGGGAACGTGAGTCTTCGGCGAGCCTTTCCGGAAAACCCTACGAGCCGATCCTACGGCCTCAATACCGTTGGGGCTCCTGGGCCATGCCGCGAGTCGATGGCGAGATTGATCACCACGCCGCTCTGACCGGCGACGATCTGGTTGAATTCGTCAACGGGACCCTGTTCCCCTACCTCGCCAAGTTCAAAACCACGGCGGTCAGCCCCGATACGATCGAATACAAGATCGGCGAGATCTTCAGCGAGATCAAGAACAAGGTGCAATCTGGCTATGCCCTCCGCGAAGTGTTGGAACTCGTCGATGAGCTGCGTTTTCAGACGAGCACTGAAAAGCACGAGATGTCCCATCTGTACGAGGACAAAATCAAGAACATGGGCAACGCCGGCCGAAACGGCGGCGAGTACTACACGCCTCGGCCTTTAATTCGTGCGATCGTGCAAGTGGTCGCACCCCAGATTGGCGAGACCGTTTACGATGCTGCGGTGGGCTCCGCTGGATTCTTGGTCGAATCGTTTGACTACCTCAAAGACCCCAAGAATCACGGTGGCAAGAAGCTGACCGTCAAGCAGATGCGTAACCTGCAGAAAAGCACGCTGTTTGGCAAAGAGAAGAAATCGATGGCGTTCATCATCGGCACGATGAACATGATCCTCCACGGCATCGAAGCTCCCAACATCGTCCACACCAACTCGCTCACCGAGAACCTAGCGGACATCCAAGAGAAGAATCGCTTTGACATCTGCCTGGCCAATCCGCCCTTCGGTGGGAAGGAACGAAAAGAAGTCCAACAAAACTTCCCCATCAAGACCGGCGAGACAGCTTTCCTGTTTCTGCAGCACTTCATCAAGATGCTGAAAGCAGGTGGACGCGCCGGCATCGTGATCAAGAACACATTCCTCAGCAACAGCGACAACGCCAGCGTGAGTCTCCGAAAATTGCTGCTGGAAAGCTGCGACCTGCACACTGTGTTGGATCTTCCCAGTGGAACGTTCACCGGTGCGGGAGTCAAGACGGTGGTCCTGTTTTTTGAAAAGGGCAAGCCAACGAAGAAGACTTGGTTTTACCAACTCAACCTTGATCGCAAACTGGGAAAAACAAACCCGTTAAATGAAGACGACTTGGCCGAGTTCGTTGCGTTCCAGAAGAAGCGAAAGGACAGCGACAACTCATGGTCGGTCAAGATTGGCGATGTCGACAGGTCCGCGTTCGATTTGTCGGTAAAGAATCCCAACATTGACGATGAAGTAGTGCTCCGCGAGCCCGAAGAAATCCTTGATGAAATTCAGGCGTTGGATGGGGAAACGGCCGAAATCCTTGAATCGATCCGTGGGCTGGTATGA
- the hsdR gene encoding EcoAI/FtnUII family type I restriction enzme subunit R yields the protein MNESETRAELIDPALAAAGWGNVEDSLVRREFQITDGRIQIGGRRSKPLIADYVLLYRGIKLAVIEAKADTKTAADGVGQAKEYALRLDTQTSFATNGREIYQICMRSGAEGSVDRYPTPQELWAKRFAESNEWRDKFNRQPMNLSGGLWQPRYYQENAINRVTSAIAAGEQRILLTMATGTGKTAVAFEIAWKLYHTRWNLKRDGSRRPRILFLADRNILADQAFNAFSAFPEDALVRIRPDEIAKKGRVPTNGSIFFTIFQSFMSGPNDTPYFGGYPKDYFDLVIIDECHRGGASDESSWRDILEYFSPAVQIGLTATPKRRDNVDTYSYFGEPVYVYSLKEGINDGFLTPFRVKRIKTTLDEYVYSPDDKVLQGEVENRQYKEEDFNRVIEIRQREACRAKIYLEQADQRQKAIVFCKTQLHAGVVRDLINQMKDSNDPNYCCRVTADDGGIGEQHLRDFQDNEKTIPTVLTTSQKLSTGVDARNVRNIVLMRPVNDMIEFKQIVGRGTRLFDGKDYFTIYDFVNIFDHFADPEWDGDPVDPEDCQECGQYPCICVRERQACYTCEQRPCVCEKPLCPDCGERPCRCDRRVKIELGKGKLLQINHMTETSFWGPDGQPVTAEMFIQQLFGKLPEFYSTEQELRDIWSDPTTRKGLLSRLDEAGYGIEALKTLRDLVVDPNSDLFDVLEYVSFEVAPITRAQRVAAAEPTIYANLSPEQREFVEFVLQRYIESGEDVLDREILPELLKLKYDAIEDALTVLGSADEVTNTFISFQKLLYTALSA from the coding sequence GTGAACGAATCTGAAACCAGAGCTGAATTGATCGACCCGGCTTTAGCAGCTGCCGGCTGGGGAAATGTCGAAGACTCGCTGGTCCGGCGTGAGTTTCAGATCACCGATGGCCGTATTCAGATCGGTGGTCGCAGATCGAAACCACTCATCGCCGACTACGTTCTGCTTTACCGCGGCATTAAGCTCGCCGTCATCGAAGCGAAGGCCGACACCAAAACGGCGGCCGATGGCGTCGGGCAAGCGAAGGAGTACGCTCTCCGACTCGACACTCAAACTTCGTTTGCCACTAATGGTCGCGAAATCTACCAAATTTGCATGAGGTCGGGTGCAGAAGGATCGGTTGATCGCTACCCCACACCTCAGGAACTTTGGGCCAAGAGGTTCGCCGAGTCCAACGAATGGCGGGACAAGTTCAACCGTCAACCGATGAACCTCAGCGGTGGGCTGTGGCAGCCTCGCTACTACCAAGAAAACGCCATCAATCGGGTGACGAGTGCCATCGCCGCAGGCGAACAGCGCATCCTGCTCACCATGGCGACCGGGACCGGCAAAACGGCCGTTGCTTTTGAAATCGCCTGGAAGCTGTATCACACTCGTTGGAATCTGAAACGCGACGGTTCGCGCCGTCCTCGCATTCTGTTTCTTGCGGACCGGAACATTCTGGCCGACCAAGCGTTCAACGCTTTCTCGGCGTTTCCGGAAGATGCCCTCGTCCGAATTCGTCCAGACGAAATTGCCAAGAAGGGGCGGGTGCCGACCAACGGTAGCATCTTCTTCACCATCTTTCAGTCCTTTATGAGCGGTCCCAACGACACGCCCTACTTTGGTGGTTACCCGAAAGACTATTTCGACTTGGTCATCATTGACGAATGCCATCGCGGCGGCGCCTCGGACGAGAGCTCTTGGCGGGACATTTTGGAGTACTTCTCACCGGCTGTGCAGATCGGACTCACCGCAACCCCCAAACGTCGGGACAACGTCGATACCTACAGCTACTTTGGCGAGCCGGTCTATGTCTACTCGCTCAAAGAGGGAATCAACGACGGTTTCCTGACACCATTCCGAGTGAAGCGAATCAAGACCACGCTGGACGAATACGTTTACTCACCTGACGACAAGGTTTTGCAGGGCGAAGTCGAGAATCGACAATACAAAGAAGAGGACTTTAATCGCGTCATCGAGATCAGGCAGCGTGAAGCTTGCCGGGCAAAGATCTATTTGGAACAAGCGGACCAAAGGCAAAAGGCGATCGTGTTCTGCAAGACCCAGCTTCACGCAGGCGTTGTCCGTGATCTGATCAACCAGATGAAGGACAGCAACGACCCAAACTACTGCTGCCGTGTTACGGCCGACGACGGTGGCATCGGCGAGCAGCACCTGCGGGACTTCCAAGACAACGAGAAAACGATCCCCACGGTTCTCACCACTTCGCAAAAGCTTTCAACGGGCGTGGATGCTCGCAACGTCCGCAACATCGTCCTGATGCGGCCCGTGAACGACATGATCGAATTCAAGCAGATCGTCGGACGCGGGACAAGACTGTTCGATGGCAAGGACTACTTCACAATCTACGACTTCGTAAACATCTTCGACCACTTCGCGGACCCCGAATGGGACGGAGATCCGGTAGATCCCGAAGACTGCCAGGAATGTGGGCAGTATCCATGCATTTGCGTGCGAGAACGTCAAGCCTGCTACACCTGTGAACAACGTCCCTGCGTCTGCGAAAAACCACTTTGTCCGGATTGTGGCGAACGTCCCTGCCGGTGCGATCGAAGGGTGAAAATCGAGCTCGGCAAAGGCAAGCTGCTACAAATCAACCACATGACCGAGACGTCGTTCTGGGGGCCAGACGGGCAGCCGGTTACCGCCGAGATGTTCATCCAGCAGCTGTTCGGAAAACTTCCCGAGTTCTATTCCACTGAGCAGGAACTGCGCGACATCTGGTCCGACCCAACCACACGCAAAGGCCTGCTGAGCAGGCTTGACGAAGCCGGGTATGGCATCGAGGCGCTCAAGACACTCCGCGACCTAGTGGTCGATCCTAATTCAGATTTGTTCGACGTGCTGGAATATGTCTCATTTGAAGTTGCCCCCATTACCCGTGCCCAACGCGTAGCCGCCGCCGAACCGACGATCTACGCCAACCTATCGCCAGAACAGCGTGAATTCGTTGAATTCGTCCTGCAACGGTACATCGAATCCGGTGAAGATGTACTGGACCGAGAGATCCTACCCGAACTGCTGAAACTGAAATACGATGCCATCGAGGACGCGCTGACAGTGCTCGGTAGTGCCGACGAAGTCACCAACACATTCATCAGTTTTCAAAAGTTGCTTTACACGGCGCTGTCTGCGTAG
- a CDS encoding restriction endonuclease subunit S, with translation MTKQIATATRTGGRSATDRIVMGEYALAVGKPKLDSPSGWKWVKLSDVARLESGHTPSRRKPEYWGGTVPWLGIKDAKIHHGELIAKTREYTNQLGLDNSSARLLPKGTVCLSRTASVGYVVVMDCPMATSQDFVNWICSDALDPQFLKYLLIAEKKAYSRFSSGAVHQTIYFPEVKAFHICLPPLPEQKRIVAILDEAFGAIAKAKENAARNLANARELFDSYLNRVFTEKGEGWETKLVGDIAGHSLGKMLDKKKNKGIPRSYLRNKNVRWFDFDLADLLEMKFEPGEERKYTAKKGDVLVCEGGYPGRAAIWQSEEAIFFQKAVHRIRFVEPSHNRWFVYYIFYRDSFGTLKSYFTGAGIQHFTGKALGRFSLPIPPRSADIESLCDKFDDLRQKTEDLAALYTQKLAALDELKQSILQKAFTGQLTSKSPEFELVP, from the coding sequence ATGACGAAACAGATAGCAACTGCAACTCGAACGGGCGGGCGGTCAGCCACGGATCGTATTGTGATGGGGGAATATGCTCTAGCTGTCGGTAAGCCCAAGTTGGATTCTCCCAGTGGTTGGAAATGGGTCAAATTGTCGGATGTCGCTCGGCTTGAATCTGGTCATACGCCGAGCCGACGTAAGCCTGAGTACTGGGGAGGCACAGTGCCATGGTTGGGAATCAAAGACGCGAAAATCCATCATGGAGAGTTGATTGCCAAGACTCGCGAATACACCAATCAACTAGGACTTGATAACTCATCCGCTAGGCTTCTCCCCAAAGGCACGGTTTGCTTATCTCGTACTGCGTCGGTGGGCTATGTGGTCGTCATGGACTGTCCGATGGCAACGAGCCAGGATTTTGTCAATTGGATTTGTTCGGACGCTTTAGACCCCCAGTTTCTCAAGTATCTGTTGATTGCGGAAAAGAAAGCGTACAGCAGGTTTTCTAGTGGTGCAGTTCATCAAACAATTTACTTTCCGGAAGTAAAGGCTTTCCACATCTGCCTTCCACCACTCCCAGAGCAAAAGCGAATTGTTGCGATCCTCGATGAAGCGTTTGGGGCGATTGCCAAAGCGAAAGAGAACGCCGCGAGAAATCTCGCCAATGCCCGCGAACTCTTTGACAGCTATCTCAATCGCGTGTTTACCGAGAAGGGGGAGGGTTGGGAAACTAAGTTGGTTGGTGACATAGCTGGTCACTCACTGGGAAAAATGCTTGACAAAAAAAAGAACAAAGGCATTCCGCGTTCCTACCTTCGTAACAAAAATGTTAGGTGGTTCGATTTCGACCTTGCCGACTTGCTTGAAATGAAGTTCGAGCCAGGTGAAGAGCGTAAGTACACTGCAAAGAAAGGTGACGTGTTGGTGTGTGAGGGAGGCTATCCCGGCCGTGCCGCTATTTGGCAATCAGAAGAAGCAATTTTTTTCCAAAAGGCCGTCCATCGAATTCGATTCGTCGAACCATCTCACAATCGGTGGTTTGTATACTACATTTTTTACAGAGATTCTTTCGGCACACTTAAATCGTATTTCACTGGCGCTGGAATTCAGCACTTTACGGGAAAAGCACTCGGGAGGTTCAGTCTTCCGATTCCTCCTCGTTCCGCCGATATTGAATCGTTGTGTGACAAATTCGACGATTTGCGACAGAAAACGGAGGACCTCGCAGCACTTTACACCCAAAAGCTCGCCGCTCTCGATGAACTCAAACAATCCATCCTGCAAAAAGCATTCACGGGCCAACTCACCAGCAAATCTCCCGAGTTCGAGTTGGTGCCGTGA
- a CDS encoding phage major capsid protein encodes MPATIAVAGLAEKIGDLRRHIAKLSDEREAAFTESDKLTERLDELSKLEPKKLSAEQRAEIDDLPGQIADQEKLARIRSDEIRKENDKLAELLQRFDSRTEHNTQTERLQQSTGRHVPHGAQPQPGTTEPESRIVIAEPNQAQLSHGLANFIRIIANSNGTRSHMIELANDHGDELNARLMEAGDVAKGGALLPDPYVPLVIENLRPRTPIRQMGVTTGPLISGKLKLPKINSGTTATYTGERGPIGVTGMTTGSVSWSAKKLSAIVPVTNDLLAWSMPAADGLIRNDLFRAIAQAENGAFIRSDGSSDTPMGLRYLVAPANVIAAPGGVTLQDIETALTSLVLALEMANVDITSPGWLMNPRTWAFLASLRDGNGNFVYPELSQNRLKGFPAFKTTMVPANLGVGTDESEIYFLNAEDQVIAEDPRFRMEASSEAAYWDGVDMQSAFSNDETVIRVIAEHDFNTRYPESIAVMTGVTWGS; translated from the coding sequence ATGCCTGCTACGATCGCAGTCGCTGGGTTGGCCGAGAAAATTGGTGACCTGCGGCGACATATCGCCAAACTTTCCGATGAACGCGAAGCTGCGTTCACCGAGTCGGACAAGCTGACCGAACGGCTGGACGAACTGTCCAAGCTGGAGCCGAAAAAACTTTCCGCCGAACAACGAGCCGAAATCGATGACCTGCCCGGCCAGATCGCCGATCAGGAAAAATTGGCTCGCATCCGCTCAGATGAAATCCGCAAAGAGAACGACAAGCTCGCCGAGCTGCTGCAACGGTTTGATTCCCGCACCGAACACAATACCCAAACCGAACGGCTGCAGCAGTCGACGGGCCGCCACGTGCCGCACGGCGCCCAGCCGCAGCCGGGGACCACGGAGCCGGAAAGCCGCATCGTGATCGCCGAGCCCAACCAGGCTCAACTGAGCCACGGCTTGGCGAACTTCATCCGCATCATCGCCAACAGCAACGGCACCCGCAGCCACATGATCGAGCTGGCGAATGACCACGGCGACGAGCTGAACGCTCGGCTGATGGAAGCCGGCGACGTCGCGAAAGGCGGTGCGTTGCTGCCCGATCCGTATGTGCCGCTGGTGATCGAAAACCTGCGGCCGCGTACCCCCATTCGCCAGATGGGCGTCACCACCGGCCCGCTGATCAGTGGCAAGCTGAAGCTGCCGAAGATCAATAGCGGGACCACGGCCACCTACACCGGTGAACGCGGACCGATTGGCGTTACCGGGATGACCACGGGCAGCGTCAGCTGGTCGGCGAAGAAACTGTCGGCGATTGTGCCGGTAACGAACGACCTGCTGGCATGGAGCATGCCGGCGGCGGATGGCTTGATCCGGAACGACTTGTTCCGCGCGATCGCTCAGGCGGAGAACGGCGCGTTCATTCGCAGCGACGGGTCGAGCGATACGCCGATGGGATTGCGGTATCTGGTCGCCCCGGCCAATGTGATTGCGGCCCCGGGCGGCGTGACGTTGCAGGACATCGAAACGGCTCTGACTTCGTTGGTGCTGGCGCTCGAGATGGCGAACGTCGACATCACATCGCCCGGCTGGTTGATGAACCCGCGGACGTGGGCGTTTCTAGCTTCGCTTCGCGATGGCAACGGGAATTTTGTTTATCCCGAACTGTCTCAGAACCGGCTGAAGGGTTTTCCGGCCTTCAAGACCACGATGGTGCCAGCGAACCTGGGCGTGGGTACGGACGAATCGGAGATCTACTTCCTGAATGCAGAGGACCAGGTGATCGCCGAAGATCCGCGGTTCCGGATGGAAGCTTCCAGCGAAGCCGCCTATTGGGATGGCGTCGATATGCAGTCGGCGTTCAGCAATGACGAAACGGTTATCCGCGTCATCGCTGAGCACGATTTTAACACCCGCTATCCGGAATCGATCGCCGTTATGACCGGGGTGACCTGGGGCAGCTAG
- a CDS encoding serine/threonine-protein kinase: MKHPLERSAFQVRAGQKLTFGKVVYKLSGKLGDGAVGIVRRASGSSGKDVAIKFLAPDPKYIDPASFDDVASRFVLEGQRGSKLDHPRLVEIYGYSANLGGEDFASRTPANPYLVMELVRGKTLERYIRGTNPENVGKLNFSRDRLLIAIQLADALQYIHKKRMVHRDIKPANIFVSGSTNENNLPIIKLGDFGIVKWGDFQQHLSTGMLTVTHQQGLGTMKYMSPEQSLDPKNITIKSDIYSFGITLYELLTGEILSSPHHVFQIMHARLTRGSTHARYATLGH, translated from the coding sequence ATGAAACATCCGTTAGAACGCTCTGCCTTTCAGGTTCGGGCTGGTCAGAAACTGACTTTCGGAAAAGTGGTTTACAAACTCAGCGGAAAGTTAGGTGATGGCGCCGTCGGTATCGTACGTCGAGCTTCCGGTTCATCGGGTAAAGACGTTGCTATTAAATTCCTTGCTCCTGACCCAAAGTATATCGACCCAGCAAGTTTTGATGACGTCGCCTCAAGATTTGTTTTAGAAGGTCAGCGTGGCTCTAAATTAGACCACCCTCGTCTTGTGGAAATTTACGGATACTCAGCAAATCTTGGCGGCGAAGATTTCGCGTCTCGAACACCTGCGAATCCCTATTTGGTGATGGAGTTAGTTCGCGGAAAGACCTTGGAACGGTACATCCGCGGAACGAATCCAGAGAACGTCGGTAAACTCAATTTCAGTCGAGATCGCTTACTCATCGCGATTCAGTTAGCTGATGCGCTGCAATACATTCACAAAAAACGAATGGTTCATCGCGACATAAAGCCCGCAAATATATTCGTATCTGGAAGTACGAACGAGAACAATTTGCCGATCATAAAACTAGGCGATTTTGGCATTGTGAAGTGGGGAGATTTTCAGCAGCACCTATCAACTGGAATGCTTACAGTCACTCATCAGCAGGGACTTGGCACGATGAAGTATATGTCGCCCGAACAATCTCTCGATCCCAAAAACATTACGATCAAGAGCGATATTTATTCCTTTGGTATAACTCTGTATGAATTGTTGACGGGGGAGATCCTCAGTTCTCCACATCACGTATTTCAGATAATGCACGCTCGCTTGACTCGCGGATCGACACATGCGCGTTATGCAACACTCGGACACTAA
- a CDS encoding PAS domain S-box protein, producing the protein MRLDDIELWKLALERSEEPAAFVDARDYFQYCNRAWCQMLGYAESELLRTKWQDITASTDVGGDQREAALVSSGEKQEYYLEKHYIRKDHQTIHIGLYVHRHPPIGKHIGYVVFAKLLDGSREYQELKEQFDRMQLAVTELRRRLEQSDQLAVTAREGVATAKRNAKLIEQIIGRGEVQVGDRTTISGNSHSRIQNNNAKVLIAIAIVLGLAVIALGAFALGGGFSASSGDQQVEIQGDR; encoded by the coding sequence GTGCGTCTGGACGACATCGAACTTTGGAAATTGGCATTGGAGCGGAGCGAAGAACCGGCCGCGTTTGTGGATGCACGCGATTACTTCCAGTACTGCAACCGCGCGTGGTGCCAAATGTTGGGCTACGCCGAGTCCGAACTGTTGCGGACCAAATGGCAAGACATCACGGCATCAACGGACGTAGGCGGCGACCAACGCGAAGCCGCACTGGTAAGCAGCGGCGAAAAGCAAGAGTACTACCTCGAAAAACACTACATCCGCAAGGACCACCAAACAATTCACATCGGCCTGTACGTCCACCGCCATCCCCCCATCGGCAAGCACATCGGGTATGTCGTGTTCGCAAAACTTTTAGACGGATCGCGGGAATATCAAGAGCTGAAGGAACAATTCGATCGCATGCAGCTGGCCGTTACGGAGCTGCGCAGGCGGCTGGAGCAGAGCGACCAGCTGGCCGTTACCGCTCGGGAAGGCGTGGCGACGGCAAAACGCAACGCAAAACTGATTGAACAAATCATTGGTCGAGGAGAAGTACAAGTGGGAGATAGGACAACGATCAGCGGCAATTCGCACAGCCGGATCCAAAACAACAACGCCAAAGTGCTGATCGCGATCGCCATCGTACTCGGTTTGGCGGTCATCGCCCTTGGTGCGTTTGCGTTGGGCGGTGGATTTTCCGCATCAAGCGGCGACCAGCAAGTTGAAATCCAGGGCGACCGTTAG